The region GGCCTCGTCGGAGGCCAGGAAGGCGAAGACCGGGGCGATGTCGTCCGGGGCGGCGGCGAAGCCCATCGGGATATGGGCCTCGACGGCGGCGCGCGCGGCCGGATCGTCCTTCCAGGCGTCATTCATGTCGGTCAGCACCGCGCCGGGACCGACGGCGTTGACGCGGATGCCCCGATCGGCGAATTCGAGCGCCAGCGTCCGGGTCAGATGGCCGAGCCCGGCCTTGGCGGCCGCATAGGCGGCATATCCCGGCTTCGGGATGATCTGGTGCACGCTGGTCGTGTTGATGATCGTGCCGCCGCCGGGTCGCGACAGGAAATGCCGGATCGCCGCGCGCGACAGCCAGGCGGCGCCCATGAGGTCCACGTCGATCACCGCCCGGAACCGGTCGGCATCGAAGTCCGCACCGGGGGTCTCGGTCTGGAAGCCGGCATTGTTGACCAGGATGTCGAGCCGGCCGAAGCGGGCGACCATGGCGAGGATCATCGCGTCGGCGACGGTCTCGGAGGTGATGTCGCCGTCGATCGCGATCGGGCTGTTCGGGCGGATCGCCTTGAGGGAGGCCAGCGCCTCGTCGGCGCTTTCGGCATCCTGGCGATGGCCGATGCCGACCTCGGCGC is a window of Prosthecodimorpha staleyi DNA encoding:
- a CDS encoding glucose 1-dehydrogenase, which gives rise to MPDHAQRLAGRVALITGGSRGIGRAVAERFVREGAEVGIGHRQDAESADEALASLKAIRPNSPIAIDGDITSETVADAMILAMVARFGRLDILVNNAGFQTETPGADFDADRFRAVIDVDLMGAAWLSRAAIRHFLSRPGGGTIINTTSVHQIIPKPGYAAYAAAKAGLGHLTRTLALEFADRGIRVNAVGPGAVLTDMNDAWKDDPAARAAVEAHIPMGFAAAPDDIAPVFAFLASDEARYITGQTLYACGGLTLYGEFRQNWSS